Proteins from one Microscilla marina ATCC 23134 genomic window:
- a CDS encoding transketolase — translation MENTEIKELEKVASQVRRDIVRMVHAVNSGHPGGSLGCTDLFVALYFKVLRYETPFKMSGENEDLFFLSNGHISPVWYSTLARAGFFETSELATFRKINSRVQGHPATEEGLPGIRVASGSLGQGLSVATGAAQAKKLNGDDHLVYVLMGDGEQQEGQVWEAAMYAAHHKVDNLIGVIDVNGQQIDGPVEDVMSLISLENKWKAFGWQVLHMKGNQMDEVIKTLVHARGLTKRDKPLMILMQTEMGAGVDFMMGTHKWHGVAPNDDELANALGQLEETLGDY, via the coding sequence ATGGAGAATACAGAAATTAAAGAGCTGGAAAAAGTAGCTTCACAAGTACGCCGCGATATTGTAAGAATGGTGCATGCGGTTAACTCTGGTCATCCGGGAGGCTCATTGGGTTGTACCGACCTGTTTGTGGCGTTGTATTTCAAAGTATTGCGTTACGAAACCCCCTTTAAAATGTCTGGAGAAAACGAAGACCTGTTCTTTTTATCTAACGGACACATTTCTCCGGTTTGGTATAGTACATTGGCTAGAGCCGGATTTTTTGAAACAAGCGAGCTTGCCACTTTTCGTAAGATCAACTCAAGGGTACAAGGGCACCCGGCTACCGAAGAGGGCCTGCCTGGTATCAGAGTAGCTTCGGGCTCGTTAGGGCAGGGGTTATCGGTAGCAACCGGGGCAGCTCAGGCTAAAAAACTCAATGGTGACGACCACTTGGTGTATGTGCTCATGGGAGACGGCGAACAGCAAGAAGGACAAGTATGGGAAGCGGCCATGTATGCTGCCCACCATAAGGTAGACAATTTGATTGGAGTCATTGATGTAAATGGGCAACAAATAGATGGTCCTGTAGAAGATGTAATGTCGTTGATCAGCCTCGAAAACAAGTGGAAAGCTTTTGGCTGGCAGGTATTGCACATGAAAGGCAACCAAATGGACGAGGTAATCAAAACGTTGGTACACGCCCGTGGTTTAACCAAGCGCGACAAGCCTTTGATGATTTTGATGCAGACCGAAATGGGGGCAGGGGTTGATTTTATGATGGGTACCCACAAGTGGCACGGAGTAGCGCCCAACGACGATGAACTTGCCAATGCTTTGGGGCAGTTAGAAGAAACTTTAGGAGACTACTAA
- a CDS encoding acylphosphatase — MHTNKKHYKISVIGKVQGVGYRAFAKNIADKLGVKGFVKNEHDGTVYMEAEAPQVTVEKFLLECHKGPQLSKVDHMDIIQVPVTDFTDFNIQTH; from the coding sequence ATGCACACCAATAAAAAACATTACAAAATATCTGTAATTGGGAAGGTGCAAGGAGTAGGATACCGAGCCTTTGCCAAAAACATTGCTGACAAGCTGGGAGTAAAAGGGTTTGTGAAAAACGAACACGATGGCACAGTATATATGGAGGCCGAAGCACCTCAGGTAACTGTAGAAAAATTTTTGTTGGAATGTCATAAAGGTCCGCAATTGTCAAAAGTAGACCATATGGACATTATACAAGTACCAGTGACTGATTTTACCGACTTTAATATTCAAACACACTAA
- a CDS encoding carbon-nitrogen hydrolase family protein — translation MSTLDIAVIQAAPVLFDLEQSLDKTYDLLKKATAQGAKMVVFPESFLPAYPRGLSFGTVVGSRTDAGREVWQLYWKNSVKVPGKATNLLAKWAKEYAVYLVMGITEQDTVNGSLYCSLLYFSPEGHLLGKHRKLKPTAAERIIWGEGDATTLQTYPTPYGNIGGLICWENYMPLARMALYQQGIHLYLAPTADARESWQATMQHIALEGRCFVVGCNQFVTKSMYPPHLRELPEMTSQPEVMSRGGSVVLSPLGKVLAGPVFDREEVLLATLDLDDIIKSKLDFDPVGHYSRPDMLNFNISN, via the coding sequence ATGTCTACCCTTGATATAGCAGTGATACAAGCTGCCCCTGTTTTGTTTGACCTGGAGCAAAGCCTTGACAAAACCTATGATTTATTAAAAAAGGCCACCGCACAAGGAGCAAAAATGGTGGTGTTTCCAGAGTCGTTTTTACCTGCCTATCCGCGTGGACTCAGCTTTGGCACTGTAGTGGGCAGTCGTACCGATGCGGGCAGAGAGGTATGGCAGCTTTATTGGAAAAACTCGGTAAAAGTACCCGGCAAAGCCACCAACTTATTGGCAAAATGGGCCAAAGAATACGCTGTTTACCTGGTAATGGGTATTACTGAGCAAGACACCGTTAACGGTTCGTTGTATTGTTCGTTGCTTTACTTTTCGCCAGAAGGCCACCTACTGGGCAAACATCGCAAACTGAAGCCTACAGCTGCCGAGCGTATTATTTGGGGCGAAGGCGATGCTACCACCTTGCAAACTTACCCCACACCTTATGGCAATATAGGAGGCTTGATTTGCTGGGAAAACTACATGCCGTTGGCGCGAATGGCTCTTTATCAGCAAGGCATTCATCTGTACCTGGCACCTACCGCTGACGCCCGCGAATCGTGGCAGGCTACCATGCAGCACATTGCCCTTGAGGGGCGCTGTTTTGTGGTGGGGTGCAACCAGTTTGTGACCAAAAGTATGTACCCTCCACACCTCAGAGAACTTCCCGAAATGACCTCCCAACCCGAAGTAATGAGCAGAGGAGGCAGTGTGGTGTTGTCGCCGTTGGGCAAGGTGTTGGCAGGACCTGTTTTTGACCGTGAGGAGGTACTATTGGCTACGCTTGACTTAGACGATATTATCAAAAGTAAGCTCGATTTTGACCCGGTGGGGCATTATAGCCGCCCAGACATGTTAAATTTTAACATTTCAAACTGA
- a CDS encoding alpha/beta hydrolase, which yields MKTIQLFILIVAVSFNAAFAQKNTKESVKLAFARTTVVPVKDTKNGGQYELYIRLPEKYSEKKDIKHPVIYYTDARWHIETLSGSTEYIMENAILVGISWQKDINEKLKKEAGAHVSRYRDYSIAKSKKAAQQAKYQFGQANKHLAFIREDVITYVESNYRTDPANRTYFGYSLGGGFGGYILLTQPDTFKNYILGSPSKGSTPHLYKLGNSATLKAKRLNANVFISYGRQEKKLGSNADKFIGMLKARNDQSLSLKHIVVEGTHQTAFPMTTVRGIYWLSALIKK from the coding sequence ATGAAAACTATTCAATTATTTATACTAATCGTTGCTGTATCATTCAATGCCGCCTTTGCCCAGAAAAACACCAAAGAAAGCGTTAAGTTAGCCTTCGCACGCACAACGGTAGTTCCTGTGAAAGATACCAAAAACGGAGGGCAATATGAGCTCTATATCAGGTTGCCAGAGAAATATTCAGAAAAAAAAGATATAAAACACCCCGTGATTTATTATACAGATGCCAGGTGGCACATCGAAACCCTGTCTGGCTCTACCGAATACATCATGGAGAACGCTATTTTAGTGGGAATATCGTGGCAAAAAGACATCAATGAAAAGCTGAAAAAAGAGGCTGGGGCACACGTAAGTAGGTACAGAGACTACTCAATAGCAAAGTCAAAGAAAGCAGCACAGCAAGCGAAATATCAATTTGGGCAAGCCAATAAGCACCTGGCTTTTATTCGTGAAGATGTCATCACTTATGTTGAAAGTAATTACCGAACCGACCCTGCCAACCGCACCTATTTTGGTTATTCGCTGGGGGGTGGGTTTGGTGGCTACATACTATTGACCCAACCCGATACATTTAAAAACTATATTCTTGGCAGCCCCTCGAAGGGCAGCACTCCCCACCTATACAAGCTTGGAAACAGTGCCACCCTCAAAGCTAAACGCCTCAATGCCAATGTTTTTATTTCGTATGGTAGGCAAGAGAAAAAACTGGGCAGCAATGCCGATAAATTTATTGGCATGCTCAAAGCCAGGAATGATCAGAGCTTGTCTCTAAAGCATATTGTAGTGGAGGGTACCCATCAAACAGCGTTTCCTATGACGACAGTACGCGGTATTTATTGGTTATCAGCCTTGATAAAAAAATAA
- the bcp gene encoding thioredoxin-dependent thiol peroxidase — translation MELKVGDKAPLFESKDQQGNTVKLEDYKGKKVILYFYPKDNTKGCTAQACDLRDNYELIQKEGYEVLGVSKDDEKSHQKFIDKFELPFTLIADTDTSVNQLYGVWKEKKMYGKTYMGTVRTTFVIDEEGIITDIITKVKTAEHTNQIITK, via the coding sequence ATGGAACTAAAAGTAGGAGATAAGGCTCCATTGTTTGAGAGCAAAGACCAACAAGGAAATACGGTAAAACTAGAAGATTATAAAGGCAAGAAAGTTATTTTATATTTTTATCCCAAAGACAACACCAAGGGTTGCACCGCCCAGGCTTGCGACTTGCGCGACAACTATGAGCTGATCCAGAAAGAAGGCTACGAAGTGTTGGGGGTAAGCAAAGACGATGAAAAGTCACACCAAAAATTTATTGATAAGTTTGAACTGCCTTTTACCCTCATTGCCGATACCGATACCTCAGTAAACCAGTTATATGGGGTGTGGAAAGAGAAAAAAATGTATGGTAAAACTTATATGGGTACGGTGCGCACTACTTTTGTGATAGACGAAGAGGGCATCATTACCGATATTATCACGAAAGTGAAAACTGCGGAACATACCAACCAAATTATAACAAAATAG
- a CDS encoding IS110 family transposase, with protein sequence MAAYRSSSVAETNGFELFTSEKQLTSYAGYDIVENESGTRKGKTKISKQGNAHIRRILCMPAFNAINVEGVFLNLYNRVFERTKEKMKGYTAVQRKLLCMMYTLWKKDEDFDYSINNKTVEEQNALLH encoded by the coding sequence GTGGCTGCTTACCGCAGCAGTAGTGTCGCCGAAACTAATGGTTTTGAGCTATTTACAAGTGAAAAGCAGCTTACCAGTTATGCCGGGTACGATATTGTGGAAAACGAATCGGGCACCCGCAAAGGAAAAACAAAGATTTCAAAACAGGGAAATGCTCACATAAGGCGTATTTTATGTATGCCAGCATTTAACGCTATAAATGTTGAGGGTGTTTTTCTGAATTTGTACAACCGGGTTTTTGAGAGAACTAAAGAGAAAATGAAAGGCTACACTGCAGTACAACGGAAGCTCTTGTGTATGATGTACACATTATGGAAAAAAGATGAGGACTTTGATTACAGCATTAATAACAAAACTGTAGAAGAGCAAAATGCCCTCCTACACTAG
- a CDS encoding pyridoxal phosphate-dependent decarboxylase family protein, protein MYTLLAQDQANFRQLLDQAHTHNQDFIAHIDQIAPFIPVENLPYQPLETQGVGAQHTLTEFTQRFGHYVQASGNGRFFGFVLGGSTPAALMGDLLTSTFDQSNSNIQDLVEQEAINNLRELFMIPTTFEGNFVTGATMANFSGLATARQWVGKQKGKAVDQTGLGELGNIKILGAVPHSSIFKSLSMLGIGKQNVIKVPTLPQREAIDVALLETTLAKLSQQYPGEAFIVVASAGTVNTGDFDDLVAIGALKNKYSFWLHIDAAFGGFVACSPQYAHYWQGIAHADSITIDAHKWLNVPYDAAVIFTQHQALQHEVFLNKAAYLAPQEDHYEFINLTPENSRRWRGLPVWFTLKAYGKEGYREIMERNCQLAQQLGQYITQDNRFELLAVTRLNIVCFTLRLPNHQVVNKELIQLFLHKLATSQEVFMSPTFYKGSFAIRAAFANWRTQQKDLERTWQLLQKTYEDLLKASLEQPTNI, encoded by the coding sequence ATGTATACATTACTTGCACAAGATCAAGCAAACTTTAGGCAATTGCTAGATCAAGCCCATACACACAACCAGGATTTTATTGCCCATATAGATCAAATTGCTCCTTTTATTCCAGTAGAAAACCTTCCTTACCAACCTTTAGAAACTCAGGGAGTGGGTGCTCAGCATACGCTTACCGAGTTTACACAACGTTTTGGACACTATGTACAAGCATCGGGCAATGGGCGTTTTTTTGGCTTTGTGCTTGGAGGCAGCACTCCGGCAGCACTCATGGGCGATCTGCTCACCAGTACTTTTGACCAGAGCAATTCTAACATTCAGGATTTGGTAGAGCAAGAGGCGATAAATAACCTACGCGAATTGTTTATGATTCCGACAACTTTTGAAGGCAACTTTGTAACAGGCGCTACCATGGCAAATTTTTCGGGGCTTGCCACTGCTCGACAATGGGTGGGCAAACAAAAGGGTAAAGCCGTTGACCAAACCGGGCTGGGTGAGCTGGGCAATATAAAAATACTGGGGGCAGTTCCTCACTCTAGCATATTCAAGTCACTCTCTATGCTGGGAATAGGCAAGCAAAACGTAATTAAAGTACCCACTTTGCCCCAACGCGAAGCCATTGATGTAGCTTTGCTGGAAACTACCCTGGCAAAACTTAGCCAACAATACCCTGGTGAAGCTTTTATAGTAGTGGCAAGTGCTGGCACTGTAAACACTGGCGATTTTGACGACCTGGTGGCTATAGGTGCGCTCAAGAATAAATATTCATTTTGGTTGCACATAGATGCGGCCTTTGGGGGATTTGTGGCTTGTTCGCCCCAATACGCCCACTATTGGCAGGGCATTGCCCACGCTGACTCTATTACCATAGATGCTCATAAATGGCTCAATGTACCTTATGACGCTGCCGTAATTTTTACCCAACACCAGGCACTACAACACGAAGTTTTTTTAAATAAAGCTGCCTACCTCGCCCCTCAGGAAGATCACTATGAGTTTATAAATCTTACTCCTGAAAACAGCCGTCGTTGGCGAGGGTTACCAGTATGGTTTACCCTCAAAGCATACGGCAAGGAAGGCTATAGAGAAATTATGGAGAGAAACTGTCAACTGGCCCAACAACTAGGGCAGTACATAACCCAGGACAATCGCTTTGAACTATTGGCAGTCACAAGGTTAAACATTGTTTGTTTTACACTGCGCCTACCCAACCATCAAGTTGTTAACAAAGAGCTTATCCAATTATTTTTACACAAGCTTGCCACCAGTCAGGAGGTATTTATGTCACCTACTTTTTATAAAGGCTCATTTGCTATTCGGGCAGCATTTGCCAACTGGCGTACCCAACAAAAAGACCTGGAACGTACCTGGCAACTATTACAAAAAACATATGAAGACCTTCTTAAGGCTTCCCTAGAGCAGCCAACAAATATATAA
- a CDS encoding IS110 family transposase — protein sequence MKKHSYIQMGLGMDIAKSDFSACIMGFEGKKKYKVLASSKFSNTPSGFEKYWSWSQKHLGKHDCEDIEYLMEATGVYHENLAWFLYDKSVKVVVALPSQAKDFMKGEGFGVKLIK from the coding sequence ATGAAAAAACACTCATACATTCAAATGGGTCTGGGCATGGACATAGCAAAATCGGATTTTAGTGCTTGTATCATGGGTTTTGAGGGTAAAAAGAAATACAAGGTTTTAGCCAGTTCCAAGTTCTCTAATACCCCCTCTGGCTTTGAGAAATATTGGAGCTGGAGTCAAAAACACTTGGGCAAGCATGACTGTGAAGATATAGAATACTTAATGGAGGCTACTGGGGTTTATCATGAAAATTTGGCGTGGTTTCTCTATGACAAATCTGTAAAGGTTGTTGTCGCCTTGCCTAGCCAGGCAAAGGACTTTATGAAGGGCGAAGGATTCGGAGTAAAACTGATAAAATAG
- a CDS encoding TolB-like translocation protein has protein sequence MKNYHLLFLVSAFALFLNACGAKKQQAKESNELATKQPSKDQGFPALADRYFGEKPPGLIPVEFAPVIIAPERLFEGGTFSPDMKKFYFSRKNGKYKKRTFFVIRYENNQWGNESETHIKYPSYSRDGNTIYKGNKYRERTDSGWTELKSMGPPFTDKHIMGISVSDNGTFFFDEFERPDTVGAISYSRFVNGKYEPRQKIGKEINTGTWIAHPHIAPDESYLIWDVVREDGYGGSDIYISFKNKEGFWLPAINMGGQVNTALQESGVSVTPDGKYLFFSRGEWKVRKDGSTYWVGKPYWVDAQIIENLRPKK, from the coding sequence ATGAAAAATTACCACCTCCTATTTTTAGTATCGGCATTTGCCCTGTTTTTAAATGCCTGCGGCGCTAAAAAGCAGCAAGCAAAAGAAAGTAATGAGCTTGCTACAAAACAACCCTCAAAAGACCAAGGTTTTCCAGCTTTGGCAGATCGTTATTTTGGAGAAAAACCACCAGGCTTAATTCCGGTAGAGTTTGCTCCTGTTATCATTGCCCCAGAAAGGCTTTTTGAAGGGGGGACGTTTTCACCAGATATGAAGAAATTCTATTTTTCCAGGAAAAATGGAAAATATAAAAAACGGACTTTTTTTGTGATTCGATATGAAAACAATCAATGGGGGAACGAATCTGAAACCCATATAAAGTACCCAAGCTACTCTAGGGATGGTAATACGATATACAAGGGAAATAAATATAGGGAACGAACCGATTCTGGCTGGACGGAGCTCAAAAGTATGGGACCGCCTTTTACAGACAAGCACATCATGGGGATATCTGTTTCAGACAATGGCACTTTTTTCTTTGATGAGTTTGAAAGACCCGATACAGTGGGAGCCATCAGTTATTCGCGTTTTGTTAATGGTAAATATGAACCTCGTCAGAAAATAGGGAAGGAAATTAACACTGGAACATGGATTGCTCACCCCCACATTGCTCCAGATGAATCTTATTTGATATGGGATGTAGTAAGAGAAGATGGCTATGGTGGTTCTGACATCTACATTAGTTTTAAAAACAAAGAAGGCTTCTGGCTACCAGCAATAAACATGGGAGGTCAAGTAAACACTGCACTCCAGGAAAGTGGTGTAAGTGTGACTCCCGATGGAAAATACCTGTTTTTTTCAAGGGGGGAGTGGAAGGTGAGAAAAGATGGAAGTACTTATTGGGTAGGAAAACCCTATTGGGTAGATGCTCAGATTATTGAAAATCTCAGACCTAAAAAATAG